ATTGAAAAACGGTTTGACCGGATTGTTCGTTTTGCCGAATTGGAGTCTTTTATCGATGTTCCGGTCCGGACCTATTCCTCGGGGATGTATGTCCGGTTGGGGTTTTCTGTGGCCGTCAATGTCGATCCGGATATTCTGCTGGTGGATGAAGTCCTGGCCGTGGGAGACGAATCCTTTTCCCGGAAATGTATTGACAAGATGACGGCCTTTAAAAAGGCCGGTAAGACGATTGTCCTGGTGACCCATGACCTGCCGACCGTGGAGCGGTTCTGCGATCAGGCCTTGTGGTTGGAGTCGGGATGTATCCAGACCCAGGGAGACCCCCGGCAGGTGATAGACGCCTATCGGCAGGAGGTGGCCCGTAGAGATGATGCCCGATTTAAAGAAGAGCAAACGGCAGCTTGTAATGGAACAGAGCGGTTTATTTCCAGGAGTCGTTGGGGCAACGGGGACATCGAAATAACCGGGGTTCGGCTGCTGGATGATCGGGGTCAGGAAAGACACGTTTTTCAAGACGGAGAGGACCTTTTGGTCGAAATCAACTTTCAGGTCCATCGTCATACCCCGGATGTGGTTTTCGGGGTAGCCCTATTCGATGGGAAGGGGACCTGTTGTTACGGGACCAATACCCAGTTGGATGAAATATCCCTGCCGCCCCTTTCGGATGTCGGTCGGATAGGGGTGGCCTTTGAAAAGGTTCACCTGGTTGAAGGGACCTACCTCCTGGATGTGGCCGTTCATGCCCGGGACGGGCATGCCTACGATTATCAGAGTGGTTGTTCTTCCTTTGCCGTCCGTTCGGCCAAAAAAGATACCGGGATCTATCGGATCCCCCACCG
This Deltaproteobacteria bacterium DNA region includes the following protein-coding sequences:
- a CDS encoding ABC transporter ATP-binding protein: MPPAIILKGISKGFKQTTLSRDYITLKSLLLNPFSRKGRPKEETRIVFQDLDLEIPQGISLGVIGRNGSGKSTLLKVMTGIYKPNSGTVLMNGRVSSLIELGAGFHPEFTGRENVFINGTILGLSRKEIEKRFDRIVRFAELESFIDVPVRTYSSGMYVRLGFSVAVNVDPDILLVDEVLAVGDESFSRKCIDKMTAFKKAGKTIVLVTHDLPTVERFCDQALWLESGCIQTQGDPRQVIDAYRQEVARRDDARFKEEQTAACNGTERFISRSRWGNGDIEITGVRLLDDRGQERHVFQDGEDLLVEINFQVHRHTPDVVFGVALFDGKGTCCYGTNTQLDEISLPPLSDVGRIGVAFEKVHLVEGTYLLDVAVHARDGHAYDYQSGCSSFAVRSAKKDTGIYRIPHR